One stretch of Nitrosococcus watsonii C-113 DNA includes these proteins:
- a CDS encoding DUF4926 domain-containing protein has protein sequence MIRELELVVLTQDVPEHGLKAGDLGTVVLIHEAGTGYEVEFATLSGETLAVLTLPADSLRPAATREIAHVREVA, from the coding sequence ATGATTCGTGAGCTTGAACTCGTTGTACTCACTCAGGACGTGCCCGAGCATGGACTTAAAGCGGGCGATCTGGGAACAGTGGTGCTCATCCACGAAGCCGGCACCGGCTATGAGGTCGAGTTTGCCACCCTCTCGGGAGAGACCCTGGCCGTACTGACCTTACCCGCCGACTCTCTTCGGCCTGCGGCAACCAGGGAGATTGCCCACGTGCGGGAAGTGGCCTAA
- a CDS encoding DUF4158 domain-containing protein, translated as MAKSLCIPSPVFKVYSFSDRLLKSQRAEIRSFLGVRLLTNQDAKKAQGWLSQQALSDQSETYLNLAGKANKIF; from the coding sequence ATTGCAAAATCTTTATGCATTCCATCTCCGGTTTTTAAAGTTTACAGCTTTTCCGATCGGTTGTTGAAATCTCAACGTGCAGAAATTCGTTCGTTTCTGGGAGTTCGCCTGCTGACCAATCAGGACGCAAAAAAAGCGCAAGGCTGGCTTTCACAGCAAGCTTTATCGGATCAAAGCGAAACGTATCTAAACTTAGCTGGAAAAGCTAATAAAATATTTTAA
- a CDS encoding BrnA antitoxin family protein: protein MSKHITRMKLGEGLEQSQTDWKRLDAMKDEEIDCSDIPELDARFFENAKVVMPPGKKQLTLRIDADVLDWMKAQGKGYQSRINAVLRAYYEAHRDEGR from the coding sequence ATGAGTAAGCATATTACGAGAATGAAATTAGGCGAAGGGCTGGAACAAAGTCAAACTGACTGGAAGCGGCTGGATGCCATGAAGGACGAGGAGATTGATTGCAGCGATATTCCAGAGCTGGACGCGCGTTTTTTTGAAAATGCCAAGGTGGTGATGCCCCCCGGAAAAAAGCAACTGACCTTGCGGATAGACGCAGACGTATTGGACTGGATGAAGGCACAGGGCAAAGGTTACCAAAGCCGGATTAATGCGGTTTTGCGGGCTTACTATGAAGCCCACCGGGATGAGGGACGGTAG
- a CDS encoding TRAP transporter large permease, with product MEVWALVMFAVLFALLLLGYPVAFTLGGVALAFGAIFLDMDFFRLLPLRIWGIMTNFTLLAVPLFVFMGVILEKSGLAEDLLETMGLLFGRLRGGLGISIVVVGALLAATTGVVGATVVTMGIIALPSMLKHGYAKELATGTIASAGTLGQIIPPSIVLILLGDVMGVAVGQLFMAAVVPGVLLILLYILHIAITAWRRPEAAPALNRTASQDNPNLGRQVVKSLIPPLTLVMAVLGSIFFGIASPTESAAVGALGAILLALWHRRLTLANLHAASAQTVRLTSMVFLILIGATAFGLVFRGMGGDTLVLELMTGLPGGSWTFLAISMLLIFLLGFFLDFLEICFIVVPILTPVAIHLGLNPLWFAVLIALNLQTSFLTPPFGFSLFYLKAVAPPEIHITHLYRGILPFIAIQLITLALLLVFPEIGLWLPTTMDRLQGMGG from the coding sequence ATGGAAGTTTGGGCGCTCGTCATGTTTGCAGTGCTATTTGCACTGCTGCTATTAGGTTATCCGGTTGCCTTTACCCTGGGAGGTGTTGCGCTAGCTTTCGGCGCAATCTTCCTGGATATGGATTTCTTCCGGCTTTTGCCCCTGCGTATTTGGGGCATCATGACCAATTTCACTTTATTGGCGGTACCCTTGTTTGTATTTATGGGGGTCATCCTAGAAAAGTCGGGGCTAGCCGAAGATCTACTGGAAACCATGGGCTTATTGTTTGGCCGATTGCGGGGAGGATTAGGAATCTCCATCGTTGTGGTAGGCGCCTTGTTGGCGGCAACCACGGGGGTAGTAGGCGCTACGGTAGTCACCATGGGAATCATTGCTTTACCCTCCATGCTCAAACATGGCTACGCCAAGGAACTGGCGACAGGGACTATTGCCTCTGCGGGCACATTAGGGCAGATCATCCCCCCTAGTATTGTGCTGATTCTATTAGGAGATGTAATGGGAGTAGCGGTAGGCCAGCTATTTATGGCGGCAGTCGTCCCAGGGGTTTTGCTTATCCTGCTCTACATTCTCCATATCGCGATAACTGCCTGGCGGCGACCAGAGGCCGCGCCAGCTTTGAACAGAACGGCATCCCAGGATAACCCTAACTTAGGGCGGCAGGTAGTCAAAAGCCTTATTCCTCCCCTCACCTTAGTAATGGCGGTATTAGGCTCCATTTTTTTTGGGATTGCTTCTCCCACCGAGTCGGCGGCTGTGGGTGCTCTCGGTGCAATCCTCCTGGCACTCTGGCACCGGCGGCTAACACTGGCTAACTTGCATGCAGCCAGCGCCCAGACCGTGCGCCTGACCAGCATGGTGTTTCTTATCCTAATTGGCGCTACTGCCTTTGGCCTGGTTTTTCGCGGAATGGGAGGTGATACCCTGGTCTTAGAATTAATGACGGGACTACCAGGAGGAAGCTGGACTTTCCTCGCCATCAGCATGTTACTAATTTTCTTGCTAGGATTTTTTCTGGATTTCCTTGAAATTTGCTTTATTGTGGTCCCCATTCTTACCCCCGTGGCTATCCACTTAGGGCTTAATCCGCTGTGGTTCGCAGTATTGATCGCGCTCAACTTGCAAACCTCTTTTCTCACGCCACCCTTTGGCTTTTCTCTGTTTTATTTAAAAGCAGTAGCCCCTCCTGAAATCCATATCACTCACCTTTATCGCGGCATACTGCCCTTTATTGCTATCCAGCTCATCACCTTGGCGCTCCTGTTGGTCTTTCCCGAAATAGGACTCTGGCTGCCTACAACCATGGATCGCTTGCAGGGGATGGGTGGCTAA
- a CDS encoding pPIWI-associating nuclease domain-containing protein — protein MRWVECCKTGQRSGLTRQCRTVVKTARTALAKFHQDMEAINRLAKPSYLSVIEQMERTLEPIRRQQLEISRALEMSGAAARIREIANANQHWQELVKQTTVTSRIAESLAASHRSWLEHIKPVQHDFSHLSQLQTSARLALCDTSLRLAATERLMAGIDFEAIRSCFQIEMPVIAGLESSIAHVAASYGSLAESLRDISDITRLPAFVLPRATREIYTTSFALEALRPWDERDEDETETEIQFVAESELETSGCIALLQQVDPGLARPYIGARDALYGNNADRARHILSSLRELWNHLLRRLAPDDLVAAWIPGVSNQKDLLHEGKPTR, from the coding sequence ATGCGGTGGGTTGAGTGCTGCAAAACGGGCCAAAGAAGCGGGTTAACTCGGCAATGTCGGACGGTTGTCAAAACAGCCAGAACCGCTCTCGCTAAATTCCATCAGGATATGGAGGCCATCAACCGGCTGGCCAAGCCGTCCTATCTGAGCGTGATCGAGCAGATGGAACGCACGCTGGAACCGATACGTCGTCAGCAGTTGGAAATCAGCCGTGCTCTCGAAATGTCTGGAGCAGCGGCTCGAATACGGGAGATAGCCAATGCCAACCAACACTGGCAGGAGTTGGTAAAGCAGACTACCGTGACAAGCCGCATTGCCGAGAGCCTTGCTGCTTCACACCGGTCATGGCTTGAGCATATTAAGCCTGTCCAACACGACTTCTCGCACCTTTCCCAGCTCCAGACCTCTGCCAGACTGGCTCTGTGTGATACCTCCTTGCGGCTTGCCGCCACGGAACGGCTCATGGCGGGCATTGATTTCGAGGCGATAAGGAGTTGTTTTCAAATCGAGATGCCGGTCATTGCGGGGCTGGAGAGCTCGATAGCCCATGTGGCAGCCTCGTATGGAAGCTTGGCAGAGTCACTGCGGGATATATCGGACATTACGCGGCTGCCTGCCTTCGTTTTGCCGCGGGCCACTCGAGAGATCTACACAACCAGCTTCGCACTCGAGGCCCTCCGCCCCTGGGATGAACGGGATGAGGATGAGACCGAAACGGAAATTCAGTTTGTCGCCGAATCTGAGCTGGAAACATCGGGCTGCATCGCTCTTCTGCAACAGGTCGATCCGGGACTCGCACGGCCGTACATCGGCGCTCGGGATGCCCTGTATGGTAACAATGCCGACCGGGCACGGCATATTCTGAGCTCGCTCAGGGAGCTGTGGAACCATCTGCTCAGGCGATTGGCACCCGATGATCTTGTCGCCGCGTGGATTCCGGGGGTGTCCAACCAGAAGGACCTGCTTCATGAGGGTAAACCTACCCGTTGA
- a CDS encoding lipase family protein — MKISMGPSVFKFPLLAKYRDNTVYVVQSVNDESQYAIAISGTNPYEITDWIFEDFLVAHTHPWKYGSCPAGARISSSAALSLAIFQNLKPCQGIPGANLRLIDFINSASVSNLTVTGHSLGGEMASTVALWLADIQGEQWDRQKNAKLYAYCYAGPTAGNNSWANYFHERLGSHAHRIWNSLDVVPYAWEVSGLKQIPNLYKPSIESPF; from the coding sequence ATGAAAATTAGTATGGGGCCTTCTGTTTTTAAGTTCCCACTGCTCGCAAAGTATAGGGATAATACTGTCTATGTTGTTCAGAGCGTAAATGATGAATCTCAGTATGCTATCGCTATCAGCGGCACAAACCCGTATGAGATTACAGATTGGATATTTGAAGATTTCCTCGTCGCTCATACACATCCATGGAAATACGGGAGCTGCCCTGCGGGTGCAAGAATTTCTTCCTCTGCCGCTCTCAGCTTGGCCATATTTCAGAACCTCAAGCCCTGCCAAGGTATTCCGGGTGCGAATCTACGCTTAATCGATTTTATAAACAGCGCCAGCGTTTCAAACCTTACTGTCACCGGCCATAGCCTCGGTGGTGAAATGGCTTCCACTGTCGCGTTATGGTTGGCTGACATTCAAGGAGAGCAATGGGATAGGCAAAAAAATGCCAAGCTATACGCTTACTGCTACGCAGGGCCGACAGCGGGAAATAACAGTTGGGCTAACTACTTCCACGAACGGCTCGGCAGCCATGCTCACAGGATTTGGAACTCTTTGGACGTGGTGCCGTATGCCTGGGAAGTTAGCGGTCTAAAGCAGATACCCAATTTGTACAAGCCGTCGATTGAGTCACCTTTTTGA
- a CDS encoding PDDEXK nuclease domain-containing protein — protein MFSPCAEDHLTRFMLELGKGLAFVGKQYHLEVDRDDFHIELPCDVAIELKNGPFRPEYTGKPNFYLIALVEDHPSIGLILRKDRNNGVAEYSPGEAGKPLGISRYELAGTLPKELKANLPTVEEVEAKFGRQGADNYNNTNAEDV, from the coding sequence ATTTTCTCTCCTTGTGCTGAGGATCACCTCACCCGGTTTATGCTGGAGTTGGGCAAGGGGTTGGCCTTTGTGGGCAAGCAATATCACCTGGAAGTGGACAGAGATGATTTCCACATCGAATTGCCCTGTGATGTGGCGATTGAGCTCAAGAATGGCCCCTTTCGACCCGAATACACAGGAAAGCCGAATTTTTATCTGATCGCCTTGGTCGAGGATCATCCTTCCATTGGACTGATTCTCCGCAAGGACAGGAACAATGGGGTAGCCGAGTATTCCCCGGGGGAGGCGGGCAAGCCCCTTGGGATTTCCCGCTATGAGCTGGCCGGGACATTGCCCAAAGAGTTGAAAGCCAATCTGCCGACGGTGGAGGAGGTGGAGGCGAAGTTTGGCCGCCAAGGTGCCGATAACTACAACAACACGAACGCAGAAGATGTTTGA
- a CDS encoding protein adenylyltransferase SelO produces MKHQDIGWHFDNTYAQLPDHFYTKLHPVPVHEPRLVIVNNVLAEELGLNFKASSEDELAQLFSGNQLPEGAEPLAQVYAGHQFGHFTYLGDGRAHLIGEHLTPDGKRVDIQFKGSGQTPYARRGDGRAALGPMLREYIISEAMHALGIPTTRSLAIATTGESVYRETVLQGAILTRVASSHLRVGTFEYLAAQEDKAGLKQLTDYTIQRHYPEIIDSDTPYLELLKAVMACQIKLITEWLRVGFIHGVMNTDNMAVSCQTIDYGPCAFMDSYDPNTVFSSIDHMGRYAYANQPRIAQWNLARFAEAILPLLHENIEKATAMAEEAIQSFKALFQQEWLAMMRRKLGLFGEEKEDMEFINGLLQWMQRSHADYTNTFRDLMDEHFPEEPHYQDQEFKHWYDRWQQRLERNTKPFPSSLCLMGATNPVVIPRNHRVEAALNAVEQNADFSKLHELLDVLSEPYKDKEKYTEFKNPPAPKERVSQTFCGT; encoded by the coding sequence ATGAAACATCAGGATATCGGTTGGCATTTTGATAATACCTATGCGCAGCTGCCCGACCACTTTTACACGAAGCTGCATCCGGTTCCTGTGCATGAACCACGCCTTGTCATTGTCAATAATGTCCTGGCAGAAGAACTAGGATTAAATTTCAAAGCCTCCTCTGAGGATGAATTAGCACAGCTTTTTTCAGGCAATCAGCTTCCAGAAGGTGCAGAGCCTCTGGCGCAGGTCTACGCCGGGCATCAGTTTGGCCATTTTACCTATTTGGGTGATGGGCGGGCCCATTTAATCGGCGAGCATCTCACCCCAGACGGCAAACGGGTGGATATTCAGTTCAAAGGCTCGGGCCAAACACCCTATGCCCGGCGCGGTGATGGGCGTGCAGCATTAGGTCCGATGCTGCGAGAGTATATCATCAGCGAAGCCATGCATGCGCTGGGCATCCCTACCACCCGTAGTCTTGCGATAGCCACCACCGGCGAATCTGTTTACCGGGAAACGGTACTGCAAGGAGCGATTCTGACCCGCGTCGCATCCAGTCACCTGCGTGTGGGCACATTTGAATATCTGGCCGCACAAGAAGATAAAGCAGGCCTGAAGCAACTTACTGATTATACTATACAGCGCCATTATCCAGAAATAATAGACTCTGATACCCCCTATCTTGAGCTGCTCAAGGCCGTCATGGCTTGCCAGATAAAACTTATCACCGAATGGCTGCGAGTAGGGTTTATTCACGGTGTGATGAACACGGACAATATGGCCGTTTCCTGTCAGACCATTGATTATGGTCCCTGTGCATTCATGGATAGCTATGATCCCAACACCGTGTTCAGCTCCATCGACCACATGGGGCGTTATGCCTATGCCAATCAGCCCCGTATCGCGCAGTGGAACTTAGCACGGTTTGCTGAAGCTATCCTTCCGCTACTGCATGAAAATATTGAGAAGGCTACCGCAATGGCAGAGGAAGCCATCCAGTCATTCAAGGCATTATTTCAGCAGGAATGGCTGGCAATGATGCGTCGCAAGCTGGGGCTGTTCGGTGAAGAAAAAGAAGATATGGAATTCATCAACGGGCTTCTGCAATGGATGCAGCGCAGTCATGCGGATTATACTAATACATTCCGTGATTTGATGGATGAGCATTTTCCCGAAGAGCCACACTATCAGGATCAAGAATTCAAACATTGGTACGATAGATGGCAACAGCGGCTGGAACGTAACACCAAACCGTTCCCATCTTCCCTGTGCCTCATGGGTGCGACTAACCCGGTGGTAATACCCCGTAATCATCGTGTAGAAGCAGCGCTTAACGCTGTAGAACAGAACGCTGACTTCTCAAAGCTACATGAACTGCTGGATGTGCTGTCTGAGCCCTATAAAGATAAAGAGAAATACACTGAATTCAAAAACCCTCCTGCGCCGAAAGAACGTGTGTCCCAAACCTTTTGTGGCACTTGA
- a CDS encoding type II toxin-antitoxin system RelE/ParE family toxin, protein MTRNTRPIAWIKAARKVFERFPSEAQLEIQRALTVAAEGRKADIAKPMKGLGAGVYEIALRFRTDAYRTVYTVKLGEEVWVIHAFQKKSRTGIKTPQQDIMLIRERIIRLKEMVK, encoded by the coding sequence GTGACCCGGAATACCCGACCCATTGCTTGGATCAAGGCGGCTCGAAAAGTGTTTGAGCGGTTCCCCTCAGAAGCCCAGCTTGAAATCCAGCGGGCGTTGACCGTGGCTGCCGAAGGCCGCAAGGCCGATATCGCCAAGCCTATGAAGGGATTGGGCGCTGGGGTTTACGAGATCGCCTTGCGGTTTCGTACCGATGCCTACCGAACCGTCTATACCGTCAAGCTCGGTGAAGAAGTTTGGGTCATTCATGCTTTTCAGAAAAAATCCCGGACCGGCATCAAGACTCCCCAACAGGACATCATGCTCATCCGGGAGCGTATCATACGACTCAAGGAGATGGTGAAATGA
- a CDS encoding helix-turn-helix domain-containing protein, which yields MSKDIEIVRGSGHVFRDFGHPNADVEQAKAILAAKIIGVLEDSGLSTRQAEAVTGVNHSEFVRIRRVKLDRFTIDRLITLLNRLHQRVELEVTVHPAQEKEGAFLGREYVSKR from the coding sequence ATGAGCAAGGACATCGAAATTGTGCGCGGTAGTGGCCATGTGTTCCGCGACTTTGGGCATCCCAACGCCGATGTGGAGCAAGCCAAGGCTATTCTAGCCGCCAAGATCATCGGGGTACTGGAGGACTCTGGGCTCTCGACCCGGCAGGCCGAAGCGGTTACGGGGGTTAATCACAGTGAATTTGTACGCATCCGCCGCGTGAAGCTAGACCGCTTTACTATCGATCGGCTCATCACCCTTCTGAACCGCCTTCATCAGCGGGTTGAATTGGAAGTGACCGTACACCCCGCGCAGGAGAAAGAAGGCGCTTTCCTGGGTCGGGAATACGTGAGCAAGAGATAG
- a CDS encoding SbcC/MukB-like Walker B domain-containing protein gives MAQKVTDKSLEELEPQFKEQEESLKELRDIIAGLKHRLDENAAAKERIKEKQGAIEAQKKECRRWKNLHELIGSADGKKYRNFAQGLTFEVMLGHANRQLQQMTDRYLLIRDDAQPLELSVVDNYQAGEIRSTKNLSGGESFIVSLSLALGLSHMASRNVRVDSLFLDEGFGTLDEEALDTALETLAGLQQDGKLIGVISHVPALKERISSQIRVIPQTGGRSKIAGPGCGGLSAAKRAKEAG, from the coding sequence ATGGCCCAAAAGGTTACCGACAAATCGCTGGAAGAGCTCGAGCCCCAATTCAAGGAACAGGAGGAATCTCTGAAAGAGCTGCGAGACATCATTGCCGGTCTCAAGCACAGGCTTGATGAAAATGCTGCCGCCAAAGAGCGGATAAAGGAGAAGCAAGGGGCTATCGAAGCCCAGAAAAAAGAATGCCGCAGGTGGAAGAACCTGCACGAATTAATCGGCTCTGCAGACGGCAAGAAATACCGCAATTTTGCCCAGGGGTTGACCTTTGAAGTGATGCTTGGTCACGCCAACCGGCAACTCCAGCAAATGACCGATCGCTACCTGCTGATCCGCGACGATGCTCAGCCCCTGGAGCTCAGCGTGGTTGACAACTACCAGGCTGGGGAGATTCGGTCCACGAAGAACCTTTCCGGCGGCGAGAGCTTTATCGTCAGCCTGTCCCTGGCGCTGGGATTGTCCCACATGGCCAGCAGGAATGTTCGGGTGGACTCGCTGTTCCTGGATGAAGGCTTCGGCACCCTGGATGAGGAGGCTCTGGATACCGCGCTGGAAACTCTCGCGGGCCTGCAGCAGGACGGCAAGCTGATCGGCGTGATTTCACACGTGCCGGCCCTGAAGGAGCGGATCAGCTCCCAAATTCGGGTAATACCTCAAACCGGTGGCAGGAGCAAGATAGCGGGGCCTGGATGCGGTGGGTTGAGTGCTGCAAAACGGGCCAAAGAAGCGGGTTAA
- a CDS encoding BrnT family toxin yields the protein MFEWHEEKRQRNLDKHGLDFLDFKEIWQGPVVEIFSSQAGHSEARIIAIGMLDDRCITVIYTWREEKRRLISARKARKNE from the coding sequence GTGTTTGAATGGCATGAAGAAAAACGACAACGTAACCTCGATAAACATGGTCTCGATTTCCTGGATTTCAAGGAGATTTGGCAAGGACCGGTTGTGGAAATATTTTCTTCGCAAGCCGGGCATAGTGAAGCCCGGATCATTGCTATTGGGATGCTGGATGATCGTTGCATCACCGTGATTTATACATGGCGAGAGGAAAAGCGGCGCTTGATTAGCGCCAGAAAGGCGAGAAAAAATGAGTAA
- a CDS encoding TRAP transporter small permease subunit produces the protein MEFPEQKLQRFTAFTDKLSARIGHLVAWLVLLLVLLVCYDVSMRYLFHNGSVALQELEWHLFALIFLLGAAPTLKDDGHVRVDIFHQDKWLSLRARIWINLLGTLIFLLPFCLVIITASWPFVRNAFLQNEGSPDPGGLPDRYLLKAIIPLAFSLLALQGVADFIRNLLKLRHISDTIQ, from the coding sequence ATGGAATTTCCGGAACAAAAACTCCAACGGTTTACGGCTTTTACCGATAAATTAAGTGCCAGAATAGGCCACCTAGTGGCCTGGCTAGTCCTGCTTTTGGTGTTATTGGTCTGTTATGACGTTAGTATGCGCTACCTTTTCCACAACGGCTCGGTGGCCTTGCAGGAACTGGAATGGCATCTCTTTGCCCTTATCTTTTTATTGGGCGCCGCGCCCACCTTGAAGGATGATGGCCACGTGCGGGTCGATATCTTTCATCAAGATAAGTGGTTAAGTCTCCGGGCGCGAATCTGGATCAATCTCCTTGGCACCCTTATCTTTCTTCTCCCTTTCTGCCTCGTCATTATTACCGCCTCCTGGCCTTTTGTCCGTAACGCCTTTTTGCAAAACGAAGGTTCTCCCGATCCTGGCGGCCTCCCTGATCGCTATCTTCTGAAAGCTATCATTCCACTTGCCTTTAGCTTACTCGCACTCCAAGGCGTGGCTGATTTTATCCGCAACTTACTAAAGTTGCGGCACATCTCGGACACCATCCAATAA
- a CDS encoding recombinase family protein — translation MRIGYARVSTNEQLLDLQLDALRKAGCERIFTDQASGSKINRPGLADALSHLRPDDGLVVWKPDRLGRTMKGLVDFISELAEREVQFCSLTDGIDTATPTGRFFFHIMASLAQMERELIAERTRAGLLAARQRGRVGGRKRQMTPSKIESARKLLNNGVPPQEVAKNLGISIPTLYRWVPASSR, via the coding sequence ATGCGGATTGGCTATGCACGGGTCTCCACTAACGAACAACTGCTCGACCTGCAGCTGGATGCACTCCGGAAGGCCGGTTGTGAGCGCATTTTTACTGACCAGGCCTCCGGCTCTAAAATCAACCGTCCTGGGCTTGCGGATGCGCTCTCGCACCTGCGGCCGGATGATGGATTAGTGGTTTGGAAACCAGACCGGTTGGGGCGGACTATGAAAGGGCTTGTCGATTTTATCAGCGAATTGGCTGAGCGTGAGGTTCAATTCTGTAGCCTGACCGACGGCATCGACACCGCCACGCCGACAGGGCGATTCTTCTTCCATATTATGGCATCCCTTGCCCAAATGGAGCGGGAATTGATCGCCGAGCGAACCCGGGCCGGTTTACTTGCCGCCAGACAACGGGGCCGTGTCGGCGGTCGAAAGCGGCAGATGACTCCAAGTAAAATAGAATCCGCTAGAAAGTTGTTAAACAATGGCGTCCCGCCTCAGGAAGTCGCTAAAAATCTCGGTATCTCCATACCCACGCTTTACCGGTGGGTACCCGCATCCTCACGATAA
- a CDS encoding class I SAM-dependent DNA methyltransferase, with the protein MFEQTFKNIDDVLRKEAGCNSELDYTEQTSWILFLKYLDDLEQERAMEAELKGQPYTFIIDEAHRWSRWAAPKQADGAFDHDQALTGDDLIDYVNQELFPYLQGFKQRATAPDTIEYKIGEIFGEIKSKFQSGYSLRDVLELVDQLHFRSQKEKHELSHLYETKIKNMGNAGRNGGEYYTPRPLIRALIQVIQPKIGERIYDGAVGSAGFLCEAYEHLRPQADSVSQLQTLQSRTFYGKEKKSLAYVIGIMNMILHGIEAPNILHTNTLAENIRDWQEKDRFEVILANPPFGGKERKEVQQNFPIKTGETAFLFLQHFIKTLKAGGRAAVVIKNTFLSNSDNASRALRKELLESCNLHTVLDCPGGTFLGAGVKTVVLFFEKGAPTRRVWYYQLDPGRSLGKTNPLNDEDFKEFLALQPSFADSAKSWSVEVKDINPDTVDLSVKNPNKPEETPLRESEAIIAEMAALDAESAKILEDIRGML; encoded by the coding sequence ATGTTTGAGCAGACCTTTAAAAATATCGATGACGTGCTCCGGAAGGAAGCGGGGTGCAATTCGGAGCTGGATTACACTGAGCAGACCTCGTGGATACTGTTCCTCAAATACCTGGATGATTTGGAGCAGGAACGGGCCATGGAGGCCGAACTTAAAGGCCAGCCCTATACCTTTATCATTGACGAGGCGCACCGGTGGTCCCGCTGGGCGGCGCCGAAGCAGGCCGATGGCGCCTTCGATCATGACCAGGCCTTGACCGGCGATGATCTCATCGACTATGTGAACCAAGAGCTGTTTCCCTATTTGCAGGGGTTCAAGCAGCGGGCCACCGCACCCGATACCATCGAATACAAGATCGGGGAAATTTTCGGCGAGATCAAAAGTAAGTTCCAGAGCGGCTACAGCCTGCGGGATGTGCTGGAGCTGGTGGATCAGCTTCACTTCCGCTCCCAGAAGGAAAAGCATGAGCTGTCCCACCTCTATGAAACCAAGATCAAAAACATGGGCAATGCTGGGCGCAATGGCGGGGAGTATTACACCCCGCGGCCGTTGATTCGCGCCCTAATCCAGGTGATACAGCCCAAAATTGGCGAGCGCATCTATGACGGGGCGGTGGGCTCTGCCGGGTTCCTGTGCGAAGCCTATGAACACTTACGTCCCCAGGCAGACAGCGTCAGCCAGTTGCAAACCCTCCAGAGCCGGACGTTTTACGGCAAGGAGAAAAAGAGCCTGGCCTACGTCATTGGCATCATGAACATGATCCTCCACGGCATCGAGGCCCCTAATATTCTTCACACCAACACCCTGGCCGAGAATATCCGCGATTGGCAGGAAAAAGATCGCTTCGAGGTGATCCTGGCCAATCCCCCCTTTGGCGGCAAGGAGCGCAAGGAAGTTCAGCAGAACTTTCCCATTAAGACCGGCGAGACGGCCTTTCTGTTCTTGCAGCATTTCATCAAGACCCTGAAAGCCGGGGGCCGGGCGGCGGTCGTCATCAAAAATACGTTCCTATCCAATTCCGATAATGCCTCACGGGCATTGCGTAAAGAGCTTTTGGAGAGCTGCAATCTGCATACCGTGTTGGACTGTCCCGGTGGCACCTTCCTGGGAGCTGGAGTGAAAACCGTGGTGCTGTTCTTCGAGAAGGGGGCACCCACCCGGCGTGTTTGGTATTACCAGCTCGATCCGGGCCGAAGCCTGGGCAAAACCAATCCCCTTAATGATGAGGACTTTAAGGAGTTTCTCGCCCTGCAACCGAGCTTTGCAGATTCAGCAAAATCCTGGTCGGTCGAGGTGAAGGACATTAATCCCGATACCGTTGACCTGTCGGTGAAGAATCCCAACAAGCCCGAGGAAACGCCCCTGCGGGAGTCGGAAGCGATCATTGCCGAAATGGCGGCCTTGGATGCGGAGAGCGCCAAAATCCTGGAAGACATCCGGGGGATGTTATGA